The genomic window CGTGGGCGACAAGACCTTCGCTCTTTCGCACTACCCGTCCGGCGCCACCGATCGACTGGTGTTCACCCTGGAGGCGGGCCAATTCGAGGCGATCGAGCAGGGAGCCGAAGTCGGCGTTCGCATCGGCGGCGCGCGCCCCTGGCATTTCGGCCTGCTCGACAAGTCGCTTGCCCGCTGACAAGGAGAACGCATTCGCATGTTCAGCGTCTTTTCCTCCCCGGCTCGGTATACACAGGGCCTTGATGCCACCGCCATCCTCGGCGCGGAAATGGCCGGACTGGGCATCGAGGGCCCCGCTCTCATCGTTGCGGGCGGATCGGCGCTCGCACAGCTCTCCGGCACTTGGAGGCAAACCCTGGGAGAGGTGGGTTGCAGCTACGGCATACACCGCTTCGGAGGCGAATGCTCTCTGGCGGAAATACTTCGCATCAGGCATGCGGCGGAAGCTCTCCCCGCAAGGGTCGTCATCGGAGCCGGAGGAGGAAAGGCCCTGGATGCGGCGCGTGCAAGCGCAGCGGAACTCGGCCTGCCTTTTGTGAGTTGCCCGACCCTGGCTTCGACGGATGCTCCCTGCAGTGCCGTTTCCGTCGTGTACGGCGAATCGGGCGCCGTGGAGGAAGTTCGCATTCTGCCGCGAAACCCGGTTCTGGTGCTGGTCGATACCCGGGTGATCGTGCAGGCTCCTCCGAGGCTCCTGATCTCGGGCATGGGGGACGCTCTTGCAACCTGGTTCGAGGCCAGGGCCTGCGCGGCTTCCGGGGCCCGGAATCTTCGGGGCGGGCGCTCGACGCGCAGTGCGCTGGCTCTTGCCGAGCTGTGCTACCGGACCCTGCTCGAGGATGGCGTGGAGGCGGTCGAGGCCGCCGGGACGCAGACCGTCACCCCGGCCTTCGAGCGAATCGTTGAGGCCAATACGCTGCTTTCAGGGCTGGGTTTCGAGTCATCGGGTCTGGCCGCGGCCCACTCCGTTCACAATGGACTCACCGCGGCCCCGCAGACCCGCGCTTTCACCCATGGCGAAAAAGTGGCTTTCGGCACGCTGGTCCAGCTTGTGCTCGAAAAGAGCGACAGGTCGGCGATCGATGAAGTGATGGGATTCTGCGCGCAGGTCGGTCTGCCCGTCACGCTGGCTCAGATCGGGCTGCGGGAGCTGTCCGGCGAGATGCTGGAAAGAATCGCCCTGCGAGCGACCCGGACGGGGGAGTCCATTCACAACGAGCCTTTCGAGGTGTCCGCGAACCGGGTTGCCGATGCCATTCTGAAAGCCGATGCCCTGGGAAGAGCGTTGCCGGGGAATGGAAAGCTCCCGTCGCCCGAATGACGGGCGTCACCGGGATCGATGGACACCAATTCGCATTCAATCCCCGAATTGCGCTCAAGAATACATCATGTGAAATCAAGAAGAACTGACACAGGCGGGAATAGACTCGCCTCGACTCATGCAATTGAGGTGAGCGGAAGGCTTCGCGCCTTCCCGCCCGATGGCGGCCGGCCTGGATTCTACGGCAGCTTCGCGAATACGCGCGCGGGGGCTCCGGTCCCGTTTTGAATGAACATGGGGATCACGTAGAGCATCGCGCCGGACTCCGGAATCTTGTCCAGGTTCGCGATATTCTCGAGGGCGAGCTTCTGCGCCTTGCAGAGTGCTCGATGCGCCTTGAAGTCCTTCGAGGACCCCGGATCGATGCTCGGCGTATCCACTGCGATGCCGGTGATCGCCCGGTTGGCGAGGAGAAAGTCGACCGCTTCGGGTGAAAATCCCGGAAAGTGCAGCTCCGCGACGGCATCCATTCCGGTCTTGTCGGTGCCGAGCACTTCTTTCCGGTTCGGATAGAAACGGTCGTCGATGCCGCTGTACATAATGACCCAGGCCCCCTGGGGGATGGGCCCGTGTTTCTTCTCCCACGCGAGCAGGTCTTCCACGCTCAACTGGTAATCGCGATTTGCCAGGGACTTGCCGGTGACGTCGATCTTGACCGCGGGGCCGATCCATTCCTGAAGCGGAACCTGGCCGATGGTGCGTCCGTGCTCATGGAAATGAATCGGAGCATCGACGTGAGTGCCGCCGTGTTCCGAGGCGGCATATTGATTCGACGCATACCACCAGCCGCCGTCCGTGATCCCTTTGAATACGACCGTCGGGGTGAAGGGCTTGTCGGTGGGCCAGTAGATCGATTCTTCCGAAAAAGGGAAGGTCATGTCGACGAGCTTCTCTTCCGAGGCGGCGGAGGAGGTCGTCGGTGCGGCAAGCAGAATCAGCGATACGATCGCGGCAGCGAAGAAAGAGAAGCGGGTGTCGAGTTGCATGGGAACTCCTTTCCGAGTGGAAGTTTTGACGTCACGCAGGACGGCGGCGCAATTTTCCCTTTTCTTGCCCTCATCCGAGTTTGCCGGCCATCAGCCCCGTCATGGCCGATCGGTCCTGCCCGGCCGATCGGCCGGTAGTGGCAAAAGATTGTTGTTTCACACTGCATGGCAGGCACACCGTGGCGCCATCCCGTCGGGTTTCAAGAATCCCC from Syntrophobacter fumaroxidans MPOB includes these protein-coding regions:
- a CDS encoding glycerol dehydrogenase; this encodes MFSVFSSPARYTQGLDATAILGAEMAGLGIEGPALIVAGGSALAQLSGTWRQTLGEVGCSYGIHRFGGECSLAEILRIRHAAEALPARVVIGAGGGKALDAARASAAELGLPFVSCPTLASTDAPCSAVSVVYGESGAVEEVRILPRNPVLVLVDTRVIVQAPPRLLISGMGDALATWFEARACAASGARNLRGGRSTRSALALAELCYRTLLEDGVEAVEAAGTQTVTPAFERIVEANTLLSGLGFESSGLAAAHSVHNGLTAAPQTRAFTHGEKVAFGTLVQLVLEKSDRSAIDEVMGFCAQVGLPVTLAQIGLRELSGEMLERIALRATRTGESIHNEPFEVSANRVADAILKADALGRALPGNGKLPSPE
- a CDS encoding cyclase family protein → MQLDTRFSFFAAAIVSLILLAAPTTSSAASEEKLVDMTFPFSEESIYWPTDKPFTPTVVFKGITDGGWWYASNQYAASEHGGTHVDAPIHFHEHGRTIGQVPLQEWIGPAVKIDVTGKSLANRDYQLSVEDLLAWEKKHGPIPQGAWVIMYSGIDDRFYPNRKEVLGTDKTGMDAVAELHFPGFSPEAVDFLLANRAITGIAVDTPSIDPGSSKDFKAHRALCKAQKLALENIANLDKIPESGAMLYVIPMFIQNGTGAPARVFAKLP